A portion of the Podospora pseudoanserina strain CBS 124.78 chromosome 2, whole genome shotgun sequence genome contains these proteins:
- the TSC2 gene encoding Tuberous sclerosis 2-like protein (EggNog:ENOG503NW6I; COG:D; COG:T) has product MLRRLASLGHSASEDQLPMSPSPGDDQPPERITGGLAGVFKGLAGGSRLTKSPPPSLQSLGSIAAAQAQPSPSTKHADDSPLPTALRGLAPDQVEQYVKLKNRNGHLNERIAAATSLRYAIRDFPLNPVLDIWYAGKDLINENYPENARQIGWELLTECAKYTGASELERREYFETLTAPANRADFHLQLAALEDLTTKGRNITGFPYDIFPLLISWLHQTYQIVSKARRRALRGNGGSGKGKSAAAGEDKNFSQLFVLLRDVIKFNFKFARDPVVGDLMSELLNICRKTASEDDLIACINVIEALVTFGTIPNGKLKDCIKVLGTIHQQLPHLQKQSWHTISIICRSHHGQSTVRILLDILRTYAAPDDKEKEQELNREIRGALSVLKKLLHKSTEKGYPPVSLALLVDGLANVAKSNNTKIAADTLQLINSLFDDARNNISSMVRDEHWSSIFEVAAQCGTQAVPFTAPDSESLLSPRQVPEAEDPVTRQLRRLITRIENLLTQTSDLLQRDECMQFLTQVYLALPDSAAGLVIAYFKDHRSCFPSDVEWKKNLDIIMDGFFLAQHRDPLTRLHALEIIIKVYDFLSLTQDLMEEDALGDLVRRLLSGISEETNTLVLQDTVTFLVKVSQTADGGLFDDIIGGLREVVAKEMSRSPLALLASPKSSSFPPGQTVYFANQSLSNVVTRGYVQIFIRTLNTDGSKASKAFAALVHIARSNSCEVDARLTAMKMLFRLRADAEYQIYITTQVENESLAGLLYRTEASLARKLAEDAAHPSRLPRAEPATRPSRGISFTQGQAGEKGLPARQTHTPRPVVHQNQRLWSVPDADALPESLPERPSWLLISYRDENDAIGAELGSTGRAVLNMGAWLEAMISLFHNGCDWEVYSFVLAHLPAQLSNHPIFRGAIPHIHELRRFFCEMIKTGNFQEPPLSSGLRRSDVSNCLFHSLAMILSYHEHFQKMDEDDMVRTFTHGISDKTAKTCIHALQVCCHELPLSVSKALVTILQKMSQVITQPLVAVHILEFLACLSRLPSLYSNFREDEYRIIFGICARYLQSVRDKKQHTARPSHSSEPSTPSIVVAHHPEMLGHQAANDDLPQYVYALAYHVITFWFLAVKLPDRPSHINWIAKNLFVDSDGRATNEEQAQVTLDFMQRVAFSDACDSAQDPLFTEEFYGEIQKRRWIIGNSIVTIRQAKETGWAEITRRYPSGTSSFAIRVEFSPMPNQPAADLSDASAWEGRFQHGITIFPSHLLMQLLAPMPQMYDPAIRPIPLPDDDNVNRAIRIFDRNSTVDGHKVGVIYVGEGQTQETEILANTIGSPEYLEFLKGLGVLTKLKGATFNTQGLDREYDTDGQYTYCWRDRVTEIVYHVTTQMPTNLERDPQCNHKKKHIGNDYVSIVWNESGLPFKFDTFPSQFNYVYIVITPAPRRTFSSMREMAQKRQDGEAQQVSPFFKVQVMNRPGFPEISPVAEPKLVSLKALPRFVRLIALNASVFSLVWSQREGGEHVSSWRNRLQEINRLRERHGPKSAHYGHSAGLTGLATATATAGGLPLINSNAPVSGTQSGLGGASAGAVGPGGMLSDYSIGGGGGPSGINSAGSRPASGNIRDSFSSLRRSSVATFFTSNTAATGLSGGASGAGTGTGSGNDGSHRSSMLSTAASSTMMTDHGVHHHGQGGNGDTEALVDAVDFSKWT; this is encoded by the exons ATGTTGCGCCGACTAGCGTCTCTAGGCCACTCGGCCTCGGAGGACCAGCTACCCATGTCCCCCTCTCCCGGAGACGACCAGCCCCCGGAGAGGATCACCGGAGGCCTTGCCGGTGTCTTTAAGGGACTGGCCGGCGGCAGCAGGCTTacaaaatcaccaccaccttcactTCAGTCCCTCGGTTCCATCGCCGCTGCCCAGGCACAGCCTTCACCGTCGACGAAACATGCCGATGACAGCCCACTCCCGACCGCCCTTCGAGGGCTTGCCCCCGACCAGGTTGAGCAATATGTAAAGTTGAAGAATAGGAACGGTCATCTGAATGAGAGGATAGCTGCGGCAACTTCGCTTCGTTACGCAATAAGGGATTTTCCACTAAATCCT GTACTCGACATATGGTACGCCGGCAAAGACCTGATCAACGAAAACTATCCAGAAAACGCCCGACAGATTGGCTGGGAGCTTCTTACCGAGTGCGCAAAGTACACAGGTGCCAGCGAGCTGGAGCGCCGCGAGTATTTTGAAACCCTCACAGCACCTGCGAACCGAGCAGACTTTCACCTTCAGCTCGCTGCTCTAGAAGATCTCACTACAAAAGGTCGCAATATCACCGGGTTCCCGTACGACATATTCCCGTTACTTATTTCCTGGCTACACCAGACATACCAAATCGTCAGCAAGGCTCGTAGAAGGGCACTGCGAGGGAATGGGGGGTCTGGCAAAGGGAAATCAGCCGCAGCAGGCGAAGATAAGAACTTCTCCCAGCTGTTTGTGCTTCTGAGGGACGTGATCAAATTCAACTTCAAGTTCGCCAGGGACCCAGTGGTTGGGGATTTGATGAGCGAGCTGCTCAATATTTGTAGAAAAACGGCATCGGAGGATGATTTGATAGCATGCATCAACGTGATCGAAGCGCTCGTCACGTTCGGGACCATTCCAAACGGCAAGCTCAAAGACTGTATCAAAGTCCTCGGAACGATACACCAACAGTTGCCTCACCTGCAGAAACAGTCATGGCACACCATCTCCATTATTTGCAGATCGCACCATGGGCAGTCCACGGTCAGGATATTGCTGGACATTCTGCGAACTTATGCGGCCCCAgacgacaaggagaaggagcaggagttgaACAGAGAGATTCGAGGCGCCCTTTCGGTACTGAAGAAGCTCCTTCACAAATCGACCGAAAAGGGGTACCCCCCTGTGTCCCTTGCGCTTCTGGTGGACGGCCTGGCCAATGTTGCTAagtccaacaacaccaaaataGCCGCTGATACTCTGCAGTTAATCAACTCATTATTCGACGACGCGCGCAACAACATCAGTTCGATGGTCAGAGACGAGCACTGGTCCTCCATCTTCGAGGTTGCTGCCCAGTGTGGGACACAGGCAGTCCCCTTCACGGCCCCAGATTCGGAATCACTCCTTTCGCCGCGGCAAGTACCAGAAGCCGAGGACCCCGTTACCAGGCAGCTGAGACGCCTCATCACCCGCATCgaaaacctcctcacccaaacATCCGACCTGCTGCAACGAGATGAGTGCATGCAATTCCTGACCCAGGTGTACTTGGCCCTTCCAGATTCTGCTGCGGGTCTCGTCATCGCCTACTTCAAGGATCACAGGAGCTGCTTCCCATCAGACGTggagtggaagaagaatcTTGACATAATCATGGATGGCTTTTTCCTGGCCCAACACCGGGATCCGCTGACGCGGTTGCACGCTTTggaaatcatcatcaaagtcTAcgactttctctctctcacacaaGATCTCATGGAAGAGGACGCTCTTGGCGACCTCGTGCGCCGGCTGCTCTCTGGTATTAGCGAAGAAACGAACACACTGGTTCTTCAGGACACGGTTACGTTCCTCGTCAAGGTCTCGCAAACTGCAGATGGCGGTCTTTTTGATGACATCATAGGAGGTctgagggaggtggttgcAAAAGAAATGTCCAGGTCACCCTTGGCTTTGTTGGCGTCGCCAAAGTCCAGTTCCTTCCCTCCAGGTCAGACCGTTTACTTTGCGAACCAGAGCCTCTCCAACGTTGTCACCAGAGGTTATGTTCAGATTTTCATCCGAACACTCAACACCGATGGCTCCAAAGCATCCAAGGCTTTTGCTGCCCTGGTTCACATTGCCCGGTCTAATTCATGTGAGGTTGATGCTCGGCTGACGGCCATGAAGATGCTCTTTCGACTTCGAGCAGATGCGGAATATCAAATATATATCACCACGCAGGTTGAGAATGAAAGCCTTGCAGGCTTGCTTTACAGGACGGAAGCATCACTTGCAAGAAAGCTGGCCGAGGATGCCGCACATCCATCTAGGCTGCCAAGGGCTGAGCCAGCAACACGGCCGTCTCGTGGTATATCATTTACCCAGGGGCAGGCAGGAGAGAAAGGGCTTCCTGCACGGCAAACACATACCCCAAGGCCCGTAGTCCATCAGAATCAAAGATTATGGTCGGTCCCCGATGCAGATGCTCTACCTGAGAGCCTCCCTGAGAGACCGAGCTGGTTGCTTATTTCCTACCGAGACGAGAATGATGCTATTGGAGCCGAGTTGGGCTCTACAGGAAGGGCAGTACTGAATATGGGTGCTTGGCTGGAAGCGATGATCAGCCTCTTCCACAACGGTTGCGACTGGGAGGTTTACAGCTTTGTTCTGGCACACCTTCCCGCCCAACTCAGCAATCATCCCATTTTCAGGGGCGCGATCCCTCACATCCACGAGCTTCGACGGTTCTTTTGCGAAATGATCAAGACCGGCAACTTTCAAGAGCCCCCCCTTTCGTCAGGCTTGCGGCGAAGTGATGTGAGCAACTGTCTGTTTCACTCGCTGGCCATGATTCTCAGTTATCATGAGCACTTCCAAAAgatggacgaggacgatatGGTCAGGACTTTTACGCATGGCATCTCGGACAAGACAGCAAAGACATGCATCCACGCTTTGCAAGTGTGCTGCCACGAGCTGCCTCTTTCTGTCAGCAAAGCTCTTGTGACGATTCTGCAAAAGATGTCGCAAGTCATCACACAGCCCCTTGTCGCCGTACACATTCTTGAGTTTCTGGCGTGCCTCAGTCGCCTGCCGTCGTTGTATTCCAACTTTCGAGAGGACGAGTATCGCATCATCTTCGGCATCTGCGCCAGATACTTGCAGTCAGTACGCGACAAGAAACAACATACCGCACGCCCTAGTCATTCGAGCGAGCCGTCAACGCCCAGTATTGTTGTAGCACACCACCCAGAGATGCTCGGCCACCAAGCTGCCAACGATGATCTGCCACAGTACGTGTATGCTCTGGCGTACCATGTCATTACTTTCTGGTTCCTTGCGGTAAAGCTGCCCGATCGACCGAGTCATATCAACTGGATCGCCAAGAACCTGTTCGTAGATTCGGACGGCAGGGCCACAAACGAGGAACAGGCACAGGTCACACTTGACTTCATGCAGCGTGTGGCTTTTTCGGATGCTTGCGATTCGGCTCAGGATCCCCTCTTCACCGAGGAGTTCTACGGCGAGATTCAGAAGAGGCGCTGGATCATCGGAAACAGCATCGTCACCATTCGGCAGGCTAAAGAAACGGGCTGGGCTGAGATTACTCGACGATACCCGTCGGGCACATCGTCGTTCGCCATCCGTGTCGAATTCTCCCCCATGCCAAATCAGCCAGCTGCGGACCTATCTGATGCATCGGCCTGGGAAGGACGCTTCCAGCACGGTATCACCATCTTTCCCAGCCATCTGCTGATGCAGCTGCTCGCACCAATGCCTCAAATGTACGATCCCGCCATTCGACCCATTCCGTTACCGGACGACGACAATGTGAACCGAGCCATCCGTATCTTTGACAGGAATTCCACCGTCGACGGGCACAAAGTCGGTGTCATTTATGTTGGCGAGGGACAGACACAGGAGACCGAGATCCTCGCCAACACGATAGGCTCGCCAGAATACCTCGAGTTTCTCAAGGGGTTGGGCGTACTGACGAAGCTGAAGGGGGCCACATTCAACACCCAAGGCTTGGACCGCGAGTACGACACCGACGGCCAGTACACCTACTGCTGGCGCGACCGCGTCACCGAGATTGTCTACCATGTCACCACACAGATGCCCACCAATCTGGAGCGTGACCCGCAGTGCAAccacaagaagaagcacatTGGCAACGACTATGTCAGCATTGTCTGGAACGAATCTGGCTTGCCGTTCAAATTCGACACCTTTCCCTCCCAGTTCAACTACGTCTACATTGTCATCACCCCCGCACCGCGGCGGACGTTTTCGTCCATGAGAGAGATGGCACAAAAGCGGCAGGACGGAGAGGCTCAGCAGgtttcccccttcttcaaggTCCAAGTCATGAACCGGCCCGGCTTCCCAGAAATCTCCCCAGTCGCCGAGCCAAAGCTTGTCAGCTTGAAGGCGCTCCCTCGCTTCGTCAGACTGATAGCCCTCAACGCATCCGTGTTTTCTCTTGTGTGGTCTCAACGCGAAGGTGGCGAGCATGTTTCGTCATGGAGGAACCGTCTTCAGGAGATCAATCGACTACGCGAGCGACACGGTCCCAAGAGTGCGCACTATGGGCACTCTGCCGGGTTGACTGGTTTGGCTACTGCCACCGCTACTGCCGGTGGCTTACCgctcatcaacagcaacgccCCCGTGTCAGGAACGCAGAGCGGGCTCGGCGGTGCAAGTGCTGGCGCTGTCGGGCCGGGGGGTATGCTGTCGGACTATAGcattggcggcggcgggggccCCTCTGGCATCAACAGCGCAGGCAGCAGACCGGCGAGCGGGAATATTCGTGACAGCTTTAGCAGCTTACGTAGGTCGTCGGTTGCGACGTTTTTTACGAGTAACACTGCTGCTACGGGGTTGAGTGGGGGTGCTTCTGGGGctgggacggggacggggagcgGGAATGATGGGTCGCATCGGTCGAGCATGTTGAGCACTGCGGCGAGTTCTACCATGATGACGGATCATGGGGTGCATCACCATGGGCagggtgggaatggggataCGGAGGCGCTGGTGGATGCGGTGGATTTTTCGAAGTGGACTTGA
- the CSE1 gene encoding importin-alpha export receptor (COG:U; COG:Y; EggNog:ENOG503NVXH; BUSCO:EOG09260OQ8): MATDLVQIAQLLNLTLDAKQHRKAEAELKILSEQPNYSLSLLTLVHDATKPTQTRLAAALAFKNFIRHNWVNEDGSHKLAANEVETIKKEIVGMMIEAPSQIQAQLGEAISTIADSDFWERWDTLTQDLVSRLSPTSFKQTNGVLEVAHSIFGRWRPLFSSNDLNREVLHVVGVFGDPFIQMLGIADQQIGANSGNEAELRGWLTTMSLLVKIFYDLSCQDLPPVIESNLQSITVLLHKYLSYTNPVFDGEEDDPTPLENLKSDICEVLQLYTNKYDDDFNPYVQKFTQDVWNVLSSVGPEKRYDILTCQALKFLTAVASVSRHAQIFSDEATLGTIVEKVIIPNVSLRESDVEMFEDEPIEFIRHDLEGSDTDSRRRASTDFLQKLLGNFEMLVTQVVFKYINHFLEQGKSDWKAKDTAVYLFLAIAAKGAVTASHGVKTVNSHINVVEFFTQHIAGDLVGGDSHPIAKVDAIKYLYNFRSQLDKAQWAAAMQPLIQNLGSDNYVVYTYAAIAVERVLYLTDDSGQHIFPRADIQPHAKELLEHLFGLVEKDASPAKLQENEFLMRCIMRVLIVLKEGAAECGINNILTHLNGITNIIKQNPSNPRFYYYHFEAMGALVRYCSSLPQVDLISRLWEPFALILTEDVSEFIPFVFQIFSLLLELNPTAQIPGDFKALLELVLTPTLWDTRGNAPPLSRFLAAIIPKAAQAIVLENKLEAVLLIFQRLLASKKTSQNAFDIIDSVVTTFPAEVLEPFFTNVVGLVFDSVQKHPSDSHKLRVARFYHLITAKPGLGADFFIKHADAVQANVFTPFYLQVIRPTTALFAKPVDRKLAVVSYTKTLCESEAFATRYAKGWGFTCTNLLDLLKNPPRVAAGLGDELLVENDVDDIGFGIGFTPLNTCKRGPTDAYPEITEIEKWVGQYVKEANAKTNGQITRFAQERLAPEAQQFFAPYLA, encoded by the exons ATGGCGACCGACCTGGTGCAGATCGCTCAGCTGCTTAACCTGACACTGGATGCGAAGCAGCACCGCAAAG CTGAGGCCGAGCTCAAGATTCTATCAGAACAGCCCAACTATTCCCTGTCCCTTCTCACACTCGTCCACGATGCCACGAAACCAACCCAGACCCGCCTCGCGGCAGCCCTTGCCTTTAAGAACTTTATCCGCCACAACTGGGTAAACGAGGATGGATCCCACAAGCTTGCTGCGAACGAGGTCGAgaccatcaagaaggagattgtcGGCATGATGATTGAAGCCCCCAGCCAAATCCAGGCCCAACTGGGCGAGGCCATCTCGACCATTGCCGATTCCGATTTCTGGGAGCGCTGGGACACCCTTACCCAAGATCTTGTCAGCCGCCTTTCTCCAACGAGTTTTAAGCAAACAAATGGCGTTTTGGAGGTTGCACACTCGATTTTCGGTCGGTGGCGCCCTCTGTTCTCGAGCAACGACCTGAACCGCGAAGTGCTGCATGTGGTTGGTGTGTTTGGCGACCCCTTTATCCAGATGCTGGGCATCGCCGACCAGCAAATTGGGGCCAACTCGGGCAACGAAGCCGAGCTCAGGGGTTGGCTTACCACGATGAGTCTCCTTGTTAAGATCTTCTACGACCTTTCGTGCCAGGACCTACCACCAGTCATCGAGTCGAACCTACAGTCCATCACCGTGCTCCTCCACAAGTATCTCAGTTACACCAACCCAGTCtttgatggcgaggaggacgatcCCACGCCACTCGAGAACCTCAAGTCAGACATCTGCGAAGTTCTTCAGCTGTACACAAACAAGTACGACGATGACTTCAACCCATATGTCCAAAAGTTCACCCAGGATGTGTGGAACGTGCTCTCCAGCGTTGGGCCCGAGAAGAGATATGACATCCTCACTTGCCAAGCGCTTAAATTCCTTACCGCTGTGGCTTCAGTGTCTAGGCACGCACAGATTTTCAGTGACGAGGCGACACTGGGCACAATTGTTGAGAAGGTCATTATCCCAAATGTGTCTCTCAGAGAATCGGATGTTGAAATGTTCGAGGACGAGCCGATCGAATTCATCAGACATGATCTGGAGGGCTCCGATACCGATTCGAGAAGAAGGGCTTCGACCGATTTTCTCCAGAAGCTGCTCGGAAACTTTGAGATGCTGGTGACACAAGTGGTCTTCAAGTACATCAACCATTTCCTCGAGCAAGGAAAGAGTGACTGGAAGGCCAAGGATACCGCTGTGtatctcttcctcgccattgCTGCCAAGGGTGCCGTCACGGCATCTCACGGTGTCAAGACGGTCAACAGCCATATCAATGTGGTGGAGTTTTTCACCCAACATATTGCTGGTGACCTTGTTGGTGGGGACTCGCATCCTATTGCCAAGGTTGATGCCATCAAGTACCTCTACAACTTCCGCAGCCAGCTTGACAAGGCCCAGTGGGCCGCTGCTATGCAGCCACTCATCCAGAACCTGGGTTCAGACAACTATGTGGTCTACACTTATGCGGCCATTGCGGTCGAGAGAGTGCTTTACCTGACGGACGATTCCGGCCAGCACATTTTCCCTCGGGCTGACATCCAGCCCCATGCCAAGGAGCTCTTGGAACACCTCTTCGGTCTTGTTGAAAAGGACGCCTCGCCAGCAAAGTTGCAGGAGAATGAGTTCTTGATGAGGTGCATCATGCGCGTTCTGATCGTTCTCAAGGAGGGGGCGGCCGAGTGTGGTATCAACAATATTCTCACTCACCTGAATGGCATCACCAATATCATCAAGCAGAACCCCAGCAACCCGCGCTTTTACTACTATCACTTTGAGGCCATGGGGGCCCTTGTCAG ATACTGCAGTAGTCTGCCTCAGGTCGACCTTATCAGCCGCCTGTGGGAGCCGTTTGCATTGATCCTCACCGAGGATGTGTCCGAGTTCATCCCCTTCGTCTTCCAGATCTTCTCGCTTCTTTTGGAGCTCAACCCAACCGCGCAGATTCCAGGCGATTTCAAGGCTCTTTTGGAACTTGTGCTTACCCCGACTCTATGGGACACCAGAGGCAATGCGCCCCCTCTTTCCCGGTTCCTTGCGGCCATCATCCCGAAGGCCGCCCAGGCCATTGTGCTGGAGAACAAGCTGGAAGCCGTACTCCTCATCTTCCAGCGTCTTTTGGCCAGCAAAAAGACGTCGCAGAATGCCTTTGACATCATCGACTCCGTCGTGACCACATTCCCTGC TGAGGTGTTGGAGCCATTCTTCACCAATGTGGTCGGCCTTGTCTTCGACAGCGTCCAGAAGCACCCTAGCGATTCGCACAAGCTCCGTGTAGCGCGTTTCTACCATCTCATCACGGCCAAGCCAGGGCTCGGGGCCGACTTCTTCATCAAGCACGCCGATGCCGTCCAGGCAAACGTTTTTACTCCTTTTTACCTGCAGGTTATCCGACCCACCACTGCCTTGTTCGCCAAGCCGGTGGACCGCAAGCTGGCTGTTGTTTCTTACACCAAGACGCTGTGCGAGTCCGAGGCCTTTGCCACGCGCTACGCCAAGGGCTGGGGCTTCACCTGCACGAACCTGCTGGACCTCCTCAAGAACCCACCcagggttgctgctggtctGGGTGACGAGCTCCTTGTTGAGAACGATGTGGACGACATTGGCTTCGGCATTGGTTTCACGCCTTTGAACACGTGCAAGCGCGGCCCCACGGATGCCTACCCCGAGATCACTGAGATTGAGAAGTGGGTCGGACAGTATGTCAAGGAGGCGAACGCGAAGACGAACGGGCAGATCACGCGGTTTGCTCAGGAGAGGCTGGCTCCTGAGGCCCAGCAGTTCTTTGCGCCTTATCTGGCTTAA
- a CDS encoding hypothetical protein (COG:S; EggNog:ENOG503Q4MW): protein MGFFSRIKKNKSLDGGGGGAAHYDPRFSNDQTTTPRSNSYDPRDYQLSGSGFRAMVTGNSPRLIAQLPEGVLRRIFGLVCPHARDESYETFEGSAMMIVGGEEERCMLCDMRDLAHCVGVCRQWRGEGVKVLYHSIRLDPVHYCPLEPILSDRRKRRSFFDRNGSPEDPCLMRLKLLCRTLREDPVRRGALVRYLKMPYMLREAAQADLARTIAVTPGLRYVDLPEGLFTDEPGFVTLRLEVQARCLELRKMSYMRGSENSLQALATGRVWTRLEVLELNRIGMDGGMLRLVLGGLGGLKALKMSEMDVGDEVFSSGWEEQLPPFPGTIEELVLTDCKNITGDGLRSWLSTSPESRERLRVLTLNNTGVRVWGLHSIISLARGLKHLSIVERATVAMPSSPDLQPLRSTTLETLRYEITSATPTKKYGSPPHNSSSITSSYYTYLATSLLSGGLPQLRSAYVRDTTFPDLLLGLPPLPLPSFSSSPARPGSSSSITPFSSSPSRPANFGGLPPLQPGSSLPNSNPFSPGHRPQGSLSSLSPFGQNQQQTNRFSSNNPFASLTTAHNAFLNLPAKLEVFTKSEEDDALNWNFVRIGGGGGGGGRQNKGERPLSSYGLGADILGDAGGWSSGAGARRSVLVGGRGEGGGFLAVPTDVPRGRQEEEQQQEEWPRPRTRDGEGKRERLDLWR from the exons atgggcttcttctcgcgcataaaaaagaacaagtcgcttgatggcggtggtggtggggcggCGCATTACGATCCTAGGTTCAGCAATGACCAAACGACAACACCACGATCCAACAGTTATGACCCGAGAGATTACCAACTATCCGGCTCTGGGTTCAGGGCCATGGTGACGGGCAATTCCCCTAGATTGATTGCCCAACTGCCTGAGGGGGTGCTACGGCGTATCTTCGGACTGGTGTGCCCCCATGCCAGGGACGAGAGCTACGAGACGTTTGAGGGGAGCGCAATGATGattgttgggggggaagaggagaggtgCATGCTTTGTGACATGAGGGATTTGGCGCATTGCGTTGGGGTGTGTAGAcagtggaggggggagggggtcaagGTTTT GTATCATAGTATACGACTCGATCCGGTGCATTACTGCCCTCTGGAACCGATTCTTTCTGATCGAAGAAAACGCCGCTCGTTTTTTGACAGGAATGGCTCGCCGGAGGATCCGTGTTTGATGAGGCTGAAGCTGCTGTGTCGGACGTTGAGAGAGGACCCGGTTAGGAggggggcgttggtgagATATCTCAAGATGCCGTACATGCTTAGGGAAGCGGCGCAGGCGGATTTGGCGAGGACGATTGCGGTTACGCCGGGGTTGAGATATGTTGATTTACCAGAGGGCTTGTTTACCGACGAGCCGGGGTTTGTGACGTTGCGGCTGGAGGTCCAGGCGAGGTgtttggagttgaggaagatgagctACATGCGCGGGAGCGAAAACTCTTTGCAGGCGCTGGcgacggggagggtgtggaCGAGgctggaggtgttggagctgAATAGGATAGGGATGGACggggggatgttgaggttggtgttgggtgggttgggggggttgaaggcgCTGAAGATGTCGGAGATGGATGTCGGGGATGAAGTTTTTTCGAgtgggtgggaggagcaGCTGCCTCCTTTTCCGGGGACGATCGAGGAGTTGGTTTTGACCGACTGCAAGAATATCACTGGGGATGGCCTGAGGTCGTGGCTATCCACCTCCCCTGAATCACGAGAGCGGCTCCGGGTGCTGACCCTTAACAACACTGGTGTCCGCGTTTGGGGGCTACACTCGATAATATCCCTCGCTCGCGGATTGAAACACCTCTCCATCGTCGAAAGGGCCACCGTCGCCatgccttcctctccagacctccaacccctcaggagcaccaccctcgaaaCCCTCCGCTACGAAATCACCTCCGCGACCCCAACCAAGAAATACGGCTCCCCACCACACAACTCCTCAAGCATAACATCATCCTACTACACCTACCtggccacctccctcctatCAGGCGGCCTGCCACAACTCCGCTCCGCCTACGTAAGGGACACCACCTtccccgacctcctcctcggcttaCCGCCTCTCCCTTTACCCTCCTTTAGTTCCTCCCCCGCCCGACCaggcagctcctcctccataaCACCCTTTtcgtcatccccatcaaGACCCGCCAATTTCGGTGGTCTCCCCCCCTTACAACCCGGCTCCTCACtgcccaactccaaccccttctcccccggcCACCGCCCCCAAGGCAGCCTGTCCAGCCTCTCCCCCTTTGGTcagaaccaacaacaaaccaatcgcttcagcagcaacaaccccttcgccagcctcaccaccgcccacaacgccttcctcaacctccccgcaAAGCTGGAAGTTTTTACAAAATCCGAAGAGGACGACGCGCTAAACTGGAATTTTGTCcgcatcggcggcggcggtggcggcggtggaagaCAAAACAAGGGGGAGAGACCACTAAGCAGTTACGGCTTGGGTGCTGATATCTTGGGTGACGCAGGCGGTTGGAGCTCTGGTGCCggggcaaggaggagcgtgcttgttggtgggaggggggagggaggcgggttTTTGGCTGTTCCCACTGATGTGCCGAGGGGGAGacaagaggaggaacagcaacaagaagagtGGCCTAGGCCGAGGACgcgggacggggaggggaagagggagaggttggattTGTGGAGGTGA